The following are encoded in a window of Sebastes umbrosus isolate fSebUmb1 chromosome 7, fSebUmb1.pri, whole genome shotgun sequence genomic DNA:
- the LOC119491145 gene encoding coatomer subunit delta — protein MVLLAAAVCTKAGKAIVSRQFVEMTRTRIEGLLAAFPKLMNTGKQHTFVETDSVRYVYQPLEKLYMVLITTKNSNILEDLETLRLFSRVIPEYCRVLEESEISEHCFDLIFAFDEIVALGYRENVNLAQIRTFTEMDSHEEKVFRAVRETQEREAKAEMRRKAKELQQARRDAERSGKKVPAFGGFGSAGMTSVSSGSIITDTIVEPEKPKITPATVRPSGPSKALKLGAKGKEVDNFVDKLKSEGETIMPSTGKRGSDVSKALPPPVNVESVHLRVEEKISLTCGRDGGLQNMEVLGMVTLRVSDDKSGRIRLIINNNDNKGLQLQTHPNVDKKLFTAESVIGLKNPEKSFPLNNDVGVLKWRLQTTDEALIPLTINCWPSESGTGCDVNIEYELQEDSLELNDVVISIPVPSGVGAPMIGDLDGEYKHDSRRNILEWCLPVIDANNKTGSLEFSIVGQPNDFFPINVSFVSKRNYCDIQVTKATYVDGDSSVRFSSETSFLVDKYEIL, from the exons ATG GTGCTGTTGGCAGCGGCGGTGTGCACCAAGGCCGGCAAGGCCATTGtatcacggcagtttgtggaaaTGACCCGGACACGTATTGAGGGTCTTCTGGCTGCATTCCCTAAACTGATGAACACGGGCAAGCAGCACACCTTTGTGGAAACAGACAGTGTTCGCTACGTGTACCAGCCACTGGAGAAACTCTACATGGTCCTCATCACCACCAAGAACAGCAACATCCTGGAGGACTTGGAGACACTCAGACTCTTCTCCCGTGTG ATCCCAGAATACTGTCGTGTCCTGGAGGAGAGCGAAATATCGGAGCACTGTTTTGACCTGATCTTTGCCTTCGATGAGATTGTGGCGCTGGGCTACAGAGAGAACGTCAACCTGGCTCAGATCCGCACCTTCACAGAGATGGACTCCCACGAGGAGAAGGTTTTCCGTGCTGTCAGAGAG ACCCAGGAAAGAGAGGCCAAggcagagatgaggaggaaggcCAAGGAGCTGCAGCAGGCTAGGAGGGACGCCGAGCGCTCTGGAAAGAAGGTACCAGCTTTCGGCGGCTTTGGCAGCGCCGGCATGACCAGCGTCTCCTCAGGGTCCATCATCACAGACACCATCGTCGAGCCTGAGAAGCCCAAGATCACACCAGCTACAGTCAG acCAAGTGGACCCAGTAAGGCTCTGAAACTGGGTGCTAAAGGGAAAGAGGTGGACAACTTTGTTGACAAGCTGAAGTCCGAGGGTGAAACCATCATGCCCAGCACAGGAAAGAGGGGCTCAGATGTATCTAAAGCTCTACCACCACCAGTCAACGTTGAGAG TGTACACCTGCGCGTGGAGGAGAAGATCTCGCTGACTTGCGGTCGCGACGGCGGCCTACAGAACATGGAGGTGCTGGGCATGGTCACGCTCCGGGTCTCAGACGACAAGAGCGGACGCATCCGCCTCATTATcaacaacaatgacaacaaagGACTACAGCTGCAA ACACATCCCAATGTGGACAAGAAGTTGTTCACAGCCGAGTCAGTGATTGGCCTGAAGAACCCAGAGAAGTCCTTCCCTCTCAACAATGATGTTGGTGTGCTGAAGTGGAGACTACAGACCACAGACGAGGCCCTCATACCTCTAACCA TAAACTGCTGGCCTTCAGAGAGTGGTACTGGCTGTGATGTCAACATCGAATATGAGCTGCAGGAGGATAGCCTCGAGCTCAACGACGTGGTCATCAGCATCCCTGTACC GTCTGGTGTGGGAGCTCCTATGATCGGCGATCTGGACGGAGAGTACAAACATGACAGCAGGCGAAACATTCTGGAGTGGTGCTTACCCGTCATCGATGCCAACAACAAGACCGGCAGCCTGGAGTTCAGCATCGTCGGACAGCCCAATGACTTCTTCCCTATCAACGTGTCCTTTGTGTCCAAGCGCAACTACTGCGACATCCAG GTTACCAAAGCGACTTACGTCGATGGCGACAGCTCTGTTAGATTCTCCTCAGAAACCTCCTTCCTTGTCGACAAATACGAAATcctgtaa